One Setaria viridis chromosome 3, Setaria_viridis_v4.0, whole genome shotgun sequence DNA window includes the following coding sequences:
- the LOC117849339 gene encoding BTB/POZ and MATH domain-containing protein 1 → MNMKHSCSGEDFPDEARYVHHLKIDDFAVTKDALRDNKGYCIKSRCSVDGHEWEIRFYPAHWHLGYAYLVALELAFLGGGAPSRGVSATLTGRLVEYMGCNLRPLSAILPAQKVFQGASDSPLLLYIGTGEAKDVQPAAGWLIVECTISVLRDKEAVGTPPASDLHRHLGELLRSEAGADVTFSVSGKSFAAHKNILAARSPVFKAEFFGDMEEKTSQRVEIKDMEPRVFEAVLRFIYTDMVPAELDDNKQPEATAAGTVMAQHLLVAADRYGLDRLKVICEQRLALGIDIDTAASTLALAERHNCSGLKAKCIEFIAGTSAENLDAVLATEGYRHLEASSPSVLTELLKVANRRKSRSTYF, encoded by the coding sequence ATGAACATGAAGCACAGCTGCTCCGGGGAGGACTTCCCCGATGAAGCCCGCTACGTGCACCATCTCAAGATCGACGACTTCGCCGTCACCAAGGATGCCCTCCGGGACAACAAGGGTTATTGCATCAAGTCCAGGTGCAGCGTCGATGGCCACGAGTGGGAGATCCGTTTCTACCCTGCGCACTGGCACCTGGGCTACGCGTACTTGGTGGCGCTCGAGCTCGCCTTCCTCGGCGGCGGAGCACCCTCGCGCGGCGTGTCGGCGACCCTGACCGGCCGCCTTGTAGAATACATGGGCTGTAATCTCCGGCCATTATCAGCGATCCTGCCCGCGCAGAAAGTATTCCAGGGTGCCTCGGATTCCCCTCTTCTATTATACATTGGAACCGGGGAAGCCAAAGATGTTCAACCAGCAGCAGGTTGGTTGATTGTGGAATGCACCATCAGCGTGCTCAGAGACAAGGAAGCCGTCGGCACGCCGCCTGCCTCCGACCTGCACCGGCACCTCGGCGAGCTCCTGCGGAGCGAGGCCGGGGCGGACGTCACGTTCTCCGTGTCCGGCAAGTCCTTCGCCGCGCACAAGAACATACTAGCAGCAAGGTCTCCTGTTTTCAAGGCCGAGTTCTTTGGGGATATGGAGGAGAAGACCTCCCAACGTGTTGAAATCAAGGACATGGAACCAAGAGTTTTCGAGGCCGTGCTCCGGTTCATCTACACCGACATGGTGCCTGCTGAACTTGATGATAATAAGCAGCCAGAGGCTACGGCGGCGGGAACCGTGATGGCTCAGCAtctgctcgtcgccgccgacagGTATGGACTTGACAGGCTTAAGGTGATCTGCGAGCAGAGGCTTGCTCTAGGTATTGACATCGATACCGCAGCATCGACATTAGCGCTAGCAGAGCGGCACAACTGCTCAGGCCTCAAAGCTAAGTGTATCGAGTTCATAGCTGGAACTTCAGCTGAAAATCTTGATGCTGTCTTGGCGACAGAAGGGTACAGACATCTGGAGGCGAGCAGCCCCTCGGTCCTGACTGAGCTTCTCAAGGTTGCCAATCGACGAAAGAGTAGGTCGACATATTTTTAA
- the LOC117849341 gene encoding L-type lectin-domain containing receptor kinase IX.1 produces MTIPQFLLCHMLLSTLYYVPQAISVSFDFDFSQPSSGYKAGNLSLQGDTRMEDKVIELTRKGSENSVGRASYSEAVAIWDEITGELTSFTTVFSFQILPDTNHSSGDGMAFFLGHYPSIIPASGSGGGLGLFNLDTTNATGDNRAVAVEFDTYFNTGYDNSDNHIGIDVNSLISMAYTNTKVPGRNLTSGLVITCQISYQNSTQRLAAGLQIGNVSYHVDSIIDLRKVLPSVVAIGFSAATGVSSELHRVLAWSFNSTLDGPRAPAPSSPSPFSKISLWKIVVIITGAAVVVAVIAGFVYLWRRSRRKNNTGYETPAHVARCFSYHELAEATRNFAEERKLGEGGYACVYRGELANPSRSVAVKRFKRGTSSSIGMRAFEDEIEVISQVRHRNLVELVGWCNDGKKHRLLLVYELVTEGNLDEHLHGGRSWLSWTMRYKIILNLDRALQYLHEDCSSCVLHGDIKSSNILLDSRYVAKLGDFGLARFIDHEIELKTTCNIAGTPGYVDPDFVTTRKRSRESDVYRFGIVLLEIVSGRRPAVVDHQTMVTPLLLWVWGKNNGEAILEAADVALREESTAVDRGQMKGALLVGLWCAHPDPTQRPSIAEAMRALQSRDVETPHLPLPAFMAGPSSFAADDRSRASETSDGGVSFNRQPG; encoded by the exons ATGACCATACCCCAATTTTTGCTGTGCCACATGCTGCTGTCAACCCTCTACTACGTACCTCAGGCAATCTCTGTCTCCTTCGACTTCGATTTCTCCCAACCCAGCAGTGGGTACAAGGCTGGAAACTTAAGCTTACAGGGCGACACCCGCATGGAGGACAAAGTGATCGAGCTGACGAGAAAAGGCTCGGAGAACAGCGTAGGGCGGGCGTCCTACTCGGAAGCGGTAGCCATTTGGGACGAGATCACCGGTGAGCTCACCAGTTTCACCACCGTTTTCTCCTTCCAAATCTTGCCAGACACCAACCACAGCAGCGGCGACGGCATGGCTTTCTTCCTCGGGCACTACCCGTCGATCATTCCTGCctcaggcagcggcggcggcctcggcctgTTCAATTTGGACACCACCAACGCGACGGGGGATAACCGGGCCGTGGCGGTGGAGTTCGACACCTACTTTAACACCGGCTACGACAACAGCGACAACCACATCGGCATCGACGTCAACTCCCTCATCTCCATGGCGTATACCAACACCAAAGTGCCAGGCAGGAACCTGACATCCGGCCTGGTGATCACGTGCCAGATCAGCTACCAAAACAGCACGCAGCGCCTCGCTGCTGGTCTCCAGATTGGTAACGTGAGCTACCATGTGGATTCCATTATCGACCTGAGGAAAGTTTTGCCTAGCGTAGTGGCCATCGGCTTCTCAGCGGCTACCGGTGTGTCGTCGGAGTTACACCGGGTACTGGCCTGGTCGTTCAACTCCACCTTGGATGGCCCCCGTGCACCTGCACCTTCTTCTCCTTCGCCGTTCTCCAAGATTAGTCTTTGGAAGATTGTTGTTATAATAACAGGAGCAGCGGTTGTGGTAGCAGTCATCGCCGGTTTTGTGTATCTATGGCGACGATCCAGAAGAAAGAACAATACAGGGTACGAGACTCCAGCCCATGTTGCCAGATGTTTCAGTTACCATGAGCTGGCCGAGGCGACGCGCAACTTTGCAGAGGAACGGAAGCTCGGCGAGGGAGGCTATGCTTGTGTTTACAGAGGAGAGCTGGCAAATCCAAGCCGATCGGTGGCAGTAAAAAGGTTCAAGCGAGGAACATCGTCTAGTATCGGCATGAGAGCTTTTGAGGATGAGATTGAGGTCATCAGTCAAGTCAGACACCGCAACCTTGTTGAGCTAGTAGGCTGGTGCAATGATGGGAAGAAGCACCGCTTGTTGCTCGTTTACGAGCTTGTCACCGAAGGTAATCTTGATGAACATTTGCATGGGGGGCGGAGTTGGCTGTCGTGGACCATGAG GTACAAGATCATCCTCAACCTAGACCGCGCCCTACAGTATCTCCACGAAGATTGCAGCTCCTGCGTGTTGCATGGCGACATCAAGTCCAGCAACATATTACTGGACTCACGGTACGTTGCCAAGTTAGGTGACTTTGGCTTGGCAAGGTTTATTGACCATGAGATCGAGTTGAAGACGACATGTAACATAGCTGGAACACCAGGGTATGTGGACCCAGACTTTGTCACGACGAGGAAGCGGAGCAGAGAGTCGGATGTCTACCGCTTTGGCATTGTTTTGCTGGAGATCGTTTCAGGACGGCGTCCAGCTGTTGTAGACCATCAAACTATGGTCACCCCGTTGCTGTTATGGGTATGGGGCAAGAACAATGGTGAAGCCATCCTTGAAGCAGCGGATGTGGCTCTCAGGGAGGAATCCACGGCGGTTGATCGGGGACAGATGAAGGGTGCGCTACTCGTGGGGCTCTGGTGCGCACACCCAGACCCAACCCAACGGCCATCGATCGCAGAGGCGATGAGGGCCCTGCAGTCTAGGGATGTGGAGACCCCTCATCTGCCACTGCCAGCATTCATGGCAGGGCCGTCAAGTTTTGCTGCTGATGACAGGTCAAGGGCAAGCGAGACCTCTGATGGCGGCGTCTCTTTCAACCGCCAGCCGGGGTGA